In Pseudomonadota bacterium, a single genomic region encodes these proteins:
- the rsfS gene encoding ribosome silencing factor — METLEKIKTCARYAEEKKAKDVLMLDLKGLTDITDFFLLVNGTSERHVKTISEHIETSMKGDGILPYSVEGYNEGRWVIIDYRDIIVHIFIEPLRDLYDLESLWIEAKRYRMEKEKTTNIEVDNGKREA; from the coding sequence ATGGAAACACTGGAAAAAATTAAAACATGTGCGAGGTATGCGGAAGAAAAAAAAGCAAAAGACGTTCTGATGCTTGATCTTAAAGGCCTTACGGATATTACGGATTTTTTTCTGCTGGTGAACGGAACGAGTGAAAGGCATGTGAAAACCATATCCGAACATATCGAAACAAGTATGAAGGGAGATGGCATATTGCCTTACTCAGTAGAAGGATATAATGAAGGAAGATGGGTGATTATAGATTACCGGGACATAATTGTTCATATATTCATCGAGCCCCTGAGAGATTTGTATGACCTTGAAAGTCTCTGGATAGAAGCAAAAAGGTACAGAATGGAAAAAGAGAAAACAACCAATATAGAGGTGGACAATGGAAAAAGAGAAGCTTGA
- the nadD gene encoding nicotinate-nucleotide adenylyltransferase has protein sequence MMKIGLFGGTFDPVHIGHLRAAEEIREFFLLDRVYFVPAYIPPHKRRQGITGADIRLRMIKSAIRGNPYLRASEIELKREGVSYSIDTVRAFEKRFKTLYFIIGVDAFSEIDTWHDYREIFHHTNFIIMIRPSNGKTFIKDIFPEDLKVKMKKMDNRSFQHVSGNKIYLHRVTQLDISSTRIRENVKNGKTTRYIVPQTVEKIISEKGLYRV, from the coding sequence ATGATGAAAATAGGCTTATTCGGAGGAACCTTCGACCCGGTACATATTGGACACTTGAGGGCTGCAGAGGAAATACGGGAGTTTTTTCTGTTAGACAGAGTCTACTTCGTACCGGCTTACATCCCTCCTCACAAAAGAAGACAGGGGATTACCGGTGCAGATATAAGGCTCAGAATGATAAAAAGCGCCATAAGGGGCAACCCTTATCTGCGTGCTTCTGAAATTGAACTGAAAAGGGAGGGCGTGTCATATTCAATAGACACGGTAAGGGCATTTGAGAAACGTTTTAAGACATTGTACTTCATCATAGGCGTCGATGCTTTTTCTGAAATTGATACATGGCATGACTACAGGGAAATATTCCATCATACTAATTTCATTATCATGATCAGGCCCTCGAATGGAAAGACTTTTATCAAAGATATTTTCCCTGAGGATTTGAAGGTGAAAATGAAAAAGATGGACAACCGCTCGTTTCAGCATGTCTCGGGAAATAAGATTTATTTACATCGCGTTACTCAGCTCGATATCTCATCCACCAGGATACGGGAAAATGTAAAAAACGGGAAGACGACAAGGTATATTGTTCCTCAAACGGTAGAAAAAATAATCAGCGAAAAGGGATTATACAGGGTATAA
- a CDS encoding glutamate-5-semialdehyde dehydrogenase, with product MKPIELAKKTKEASHILAHLSTEKKNSILNTLERLISEKMDYLFLENKKDIEEAEKGGLQKSLIERLKIDEKVIKEMQTSIRDVIALPDPVGEVMRLWKRPNGLLVGKMRIPIGVILVIYESRPNVTVDAFSLCLKSGNCVILKGGSEAYYSNIAFFHLIMESLRQEGISEEVAQLVETGDRAYIYELLKQDQYIDLIIPRGGEALIRNVVEQSSIPVLKHYKGVCHIYVDEWADIDLAYKVCLNAKIQKPATCNAMETLLVHESIAKAFLPEMARILKNSGVTLRGCNKTTEIIEGIDEANEFDWHEEYLDLVLSIKTVKDMDEAIHHIRKYGSDHTEAIITANYNNAWRFLRELNSSLVLVNASTRLNDGYQLGLGAEMGISTTKLHAFGPMGLEELTVTKFIAFGDGQLRE from the coding sequence ATGAAACCGATAGAGCTTGCAAAGAAGACAAAAGAGGCATCCCATATACTTGCACATCTTTCTACGGAAAAGAAAAATAGTATTCTTAATACGCTTGAAAGGCTCATTTCGGAAAAAATGGATTACCTTTTTCTTGAAAACAAAAAAGATATAGAAGAGGCGGAAAAAGGAGGGCTTCAGAAAAGTCTGATAGAAAGATTAAAGATCGATGAAAAGGTCATAAAAGAGATGCAGACAAGCATTAGAGATGTTATCGCACTGCCTGACCCTGTCGGTGAGGTGATGCGACTCTGGAAGCGGCCAAATGGACTTCTTGTAGGAAAAATGAGAATTCCTATCGGGGTTATCCTTGTTATATACGAATCCCGCCCTAACGTCACCGTTGATGCATTCTCCCTCTGCCTGAAAAGTGGAAATTGCGTGATCCTCAAGGGGGGCTCCGAGGCCTACTACTCGAATATTGCCTTTTTTCATTTGATCATGGAATCCCTGAGGCAGGAAGGCATCTCCGAAGAGGTAGCCCAGCTTGTTGAAACGGGTGACAGGGCATATATTTACGAGCTTCTCAAGCAGGATCAGTATATTGATCTTATCATACCAAGGGGCGGCGAAGCCCTTATAAGGAACGTTGTTGAACAGTCAAGCATCCCCGTCCTGAAACATTATAAGGGTGTGTGTCACATCTATGTCGATGAGTGGGCAGATATTGACCTTGCATATAAGGTATGCCTTAATGCAAAGATACAAAAGCCTGCCACATGCAATGCCATGGAGACACTACTCGTCCATGAATCCATTGCAAAAGCCTTTTTGCCTGAGATGGCAAGAATACTCAAGAACAGCGGCGTCACACTCAGGGGCTGCAACAAAACAACAGAGATTATAGAGGGTATCGACGAGGCAAATGAGTTCGACTGGCATGAAGAGTATCTCGATCTTGTACTTTCCATCAAAACCGTAAAGGACATGGATGAAGCGATCCACCATATACGAAAATATGGCTCTGACCATACAGAGGCTATCATAACGGCAAATTACAATAATGCCTGGAGGTTTTTAAGGGAGCTTAACTCATCACTGGTGCTCGTTAACGCGTCCACCAGGTTAAATGACGGCTATCAGTTGGGCCTTGGGGCTGAAATGGGTATCAGCACGACAAAGTTACATGCCTTTGGCCCTATGGGACTGGAAGAGCTTACGGTAACAAAATTTATTGCCTTTGGTGACGGACAGTTGAGGGAATGA
- the proB gene encoding glutamate 5-kinase produces MLNVKRVVIKVGTSVLLDKEKKISTDMVRNLAKQVKNIKDKGIESIIVSSGAIASGMETLGLKKKPKEIEKRQALASVGQIKLMKMYMDAFEKEKLKIGQVLLTHEDIKSKSRCLNLMNTLNSLLSMNIVPVINENDALSFKEIRFGDNDNLSALIAQISNSDLLMLLSDVDGLCDKDPQKYPDACIISVVKKIDDKIEKLASGTRSEKSIGGMVSKLEAAKKAGCYGIPTRIVRGDIENIAWRVIKGENIGTLFQPEAKLARNKWWTAFAFKVKGKIWVDEGAEGALVHNGKSLLPSGITTVEGDFSRGECIELNNMSGQVIARGITNYSSSDINKIKGLKSVAIEKKLGYKYAEEIVHRDNMVII; encoded by the coding sequence ATGCTCAACGTAAAAAGGGTTGTTATTAAAGTAGGAACATCAGTGCTCCTGGACAAAGAGAAAAAGATCAGCACAGACATGGTGAGAAACCTTGCAAAACAGGTAAAAAACATTAAAGACAAAGGGATCGAGTCAATCATTGTTTCAAGCGGCGCAATAGCGAGCGGCATGGAAACGCTGGGACTTAAAAAGAAACCGAAAGAGATTGAAAAAAGACAGGCCCTTGCATCAGTAGGGCAGATTAAGCTTATGAAGATGTATATGGATGCCTTTGAAAAGGAAAAATTGAAAATAGGGCAGGTGCTCCTCACCCACGAGGATATAAAGAGTAAAAGCAGATGCTTAAACCTCATGAATACGTTAAACTCATTGCTGTCCATGAATATCGTCCCTGTTATCAATGAAAACGATGCCCTCTCTTTCAAGGAGATCCGGTTTGGCGACAACGACAACCTTTCTGCCCTCATTGCGCAGATCTCAAACTCCGATTTGCTCATGCTCCTCTCCGACGTTGATGGTTTATGCGATAAGGATCCCCAGAAATACCCGGATGCATGTATCATCAGCGTTGTAAAAAAAATTGACGATAAAATTGAAAAATTAGCCAGCGGAACACGGAGCGAAAAGAGCATTGGTGGCATGGTGAGTAAGCTCGAAGCGGCAAAGAAGGCAGGTTGCTACGGCATCCCTACAAGGATTGTGAGGGGTGACATTGAAAATATCGCATGGCGGGTGATCAAAGGGGAAAATATAGGCACTCTGTTTCAGCCGGAGGCAAAACTGGCAAGGAACAAGTGGTGGACGGCCTTTGCCTTCAAAGTGAAGGGCAAGATATGGGTAGACGAAGGAGCAGAGGGCGCCTTAGTTCACAACGGAAAGAGTCTCCTGCCTTCCGGTATCACAACTGTTGAAGGCGATTTTTCAAGGGGCGAGTGTATTGAGTTGAATAATATGTCCGGACAGGTTATTGCCAGAGGGATAACAAACTACTCATCATCCGATATTAATAAAATAAAGGGCTTAAAAAGTGTTGCTATAGAAAAAAAGCTTGGGTATAAATATGCTGAAGAAATAGTGCACCGGGACAACATGGTAATCATATGA
- the obgE gene encoding GTPase ObgE: MKFVDEAKIHVKAGDGGKGCASFRRAKFIPRGGPDGGDGGKAGDVTIVGKKGLSSLLDFKYKKIYKAENGKNGSGNNKKGRDGKDIFISVPLGTIVYDVNYSIPVCDITEDEETHIIAKGGRGGRGNTHFATPTNRAPVQFDYGGEGEEKDLYLVLKLLADIGIVGLPNAGKSTLISRLTDAKPRIGDYPFTTLTPTLGVMRDNDRTFVIADIPGIIDGASKGRGLGLMFLKHIERTGKLLVLLDLSSPSIEEDYTMLLNELTSYNKEMLKKERVLALNKTDLSSPSKVRKWKAYFTDKGEEVVKISALTGHGVDVLGKLISRKE; the protein is encoded by the coding sequence ATGAAGTTTGTTGATGAAGCCAAGATACACGTAAAAGCAGGAGATGGCGGGAAGGGTTGCGCAAGTTTCAGAAGGGCAAAATTTATCCCCAGGGGTGGGCCTGACGGTGGTGATGGCGGCAAAGCGGGAGATGTAACCATAGTTGGTAAAAAAGGCCTCTCAAGCCTTTTAGATTTTAAATATAAAAAAATCTACAAAGCAGAAAACGGCAAAAACGGAAGCGGTAATAATAAAAAAGGCAGAGACGGAAAGGATATTTTTATTTCTGTCCCCCTTGGTACAATCGTGTATGATGTGAATTATTCAATACCTGTATGCGATATTACAGAGGATGAGGAAACGCATATCATTGCAAAAGGCGGCAGGGGCGGAAGAGGTAACACGCATTTTGCAACACCCACAAACAGGGCGCCTGTTCAATTTGATTACGGCGGAGAAGGAGAAGAGAAAGATTTATACCTCGTATTAAAACTCCTTGCTGATATAGGTATCGTAGGCCTTCCCAATGCCGGTAAATCAACCCTTATATCCAGATTAACAGATGCGAAACCACGGATAGGTGATTACCCCTTTACCACATTGACCCCGACCCTCGGTGTTATGAGGGACAACGACAGGACATTTGTTATTGCTGACATTCCTGGCATAATAGACGGTGCATCAAAAGGAAGGGGATTAGGCCTTATGTTCTTAAAACACATCGAAAGGACAGGGAAACTTTTGGTTTTGCTTGACCTGTCATCACCTTCAATAGAAGAAGATTACACAATGCTTTTAAACGAACTCACCTCCTACAACAAGGAAATGCTCAAGAAAGAAAGGGTATTAGCCTTAAACAAGACAGACCTTTCGTCTCCCTCAAAGGTCAGGAAATGGAAAGCATATTTTACAGATAAGGGCGAAGAGGTCGTTAAAATCAGTGCATTAACGGGTCACGGGGTTGATGTTTTAGGAAAATTAATAAGCAGGAAGGAATAA
- the rpmA gene encoding 50S ribosomal protein L27 → MAHKKAGGSSRNGRDSDGQRLGVKIYGGQTVKAGSIIVRQHGTKIHPGNNVGIGRDNTLFALSDGVVKYEFKSDKKRANVYPPE, encoded by the coding sequence ATGGCGCATAAAAAGGCAGGCGGAAGCTCACGAAACGGAAGGGATAGCGACGGCCAGAGGCTTGGAGTAAAGATATACGGTGGCCAGACAGTTAAGGCAGGAAGCATCATTGTGAGACAGCACGGGACAAAAATACACCCTGGAAACAATGTTGGAATAGGTCGTGACAACACATTATTCGCCCTTTCAGACGGAGTGGTGAAATATGAATTTAAAAGCGACAAAAAAAGGGCGAATGTCTATCCCCCTGAATGA
- the rplU gene encoding 50S ribosomal protein L21, translating to MYAIIENGGKQYRITEGEKVKLEKFAAGEGEDIQIKEVLAFSDGSNTLIGNPYVGGASIQGKVLSHGKAKKVIIFKHKKRKDYKKKNGHRQPYTEVLVEKIHMEAPHGA from the coding sequence ATGTATGCCATTATTGAAAATGGAGGTAAGCAATACAGAATTACTGAAGGGGAAAAGGTAAAACTGGAGAAATTTGCAGCCGGTGAAGGCGAAGACATTCAAATAAAAGAAGTTCTTGCGTTTAGCGACGGCAGTAACACCCTTATTGGCAACCCCTACGTTGGCGGCGCGTCCATACAGGGTAAGGTTTTATCACACGGTAAGGCAAAAAAGGTGATCATTTTCAAGCACAAAAAGAGGAAAGATTACAAGAAGAAAAACGGACACCGGCAGCCCTACACAGAAGTTCTCGTAGAAAAGATACACATGGAGGCACCTCATGGCGCATAA
- a CDS encoding DUF4013 domain-containing protein, whose product MDIIPFIQFTLNTRYVLRWVAGGIIFFIPVANFLSLGYLSKSSRLLTIGSIGLPTWEQKNEIWMEGVKILFIFILYEAIPFFLFSFGFFLVALHSVTAFFGHIIKNVAYIALLIFSFFLPFAFATFAEYMDLRKALEFEKITKGIKEVFIPYLGGYAGTGFVLFVFYKTVLHIPFLGFFIWIVFTYYALLLATYYFTQLYTKTSLSTEKISGEAIQESNKG is encoded by the coding sequence ATGGATATTATCCCTTTTATCCAGTTTACCCTTAACACCCGATACGTCCTGAGATGGGTCGCCGGTGGGATAATTTTCTTTATCCCTGTTGCAAATTTCCTGTCTCTGGGCTATCTGTCCAAGTCATCACGACTTCTCACTATTGGAAGTATCGGCCTTCCCACATGGGAGCAGAAAAACGAAATCTGGATGGAAGGGGTTAAAATTCTTTTCATATTCATCCTCTATGAAGCAATTCCATTCTTTCTTTTCTCTTTCGGGTTCTTTCTGGTAGCCCTTCATAGCGTCACCGCCTTTTTCGGTCACATTATCAAAAACGTTGCCTATATTGCGCTTCTGATCTTTTCTTTCTTCCTGCCATTCGCATTTGCAACCTTTGCCGAGTATATGGATTTAAGAAAGGCGCTGGAATTCGAAAAGATAACAAAAGGTATTAAGGAAGTATTTATCCCCTACCTCGGTGGCTATGCCGGAACCGGTTTTGTTCTGTTCGTCTTTTACAAAACAGTGCTCCACATACCTTTTCTTGGTTTCTTCATATGGATAGTGTTCACTTACTATGCACTACTGTTGGCCACGTATTACTTTACACAGCTTTACACAAAAACCTCTCTCTCAACGGAGAAAATATCTGGAGAGGCCATCCAGGAAAGTAACAAAGGCTGA
- a CDS encoding SDR family NAD(P)-dependent oxidoreductase, which produces MKFKDKVIFITGGAKGLGKATAMAFLEEGARVAVCGTHKEAVLKFEEEFKGKPVLAFHADITNYEEMENVLGKTIEAWGKVDILFNNAGVVNPLVPSEKMKKADFDKVIDVNLKGTFYVTQIFGKKMIEQKSGRIISVASQVALFGEKGFLPYSISKSAVMLMTRSLAYEWSKHGVTLCAIAPGFIKGGMNEGLIRKEIFVDYLSKRTPIGRMAKVEEFVSCILFLASDGAQYINGETLTMDGGMTGYTPESLVDFIMKGK; this is translated from the coding sequence ATGAAATTCAAAGACAAAGTTATATTCATAACAGGCGGAGCAAAAGGCCTCGGGAAGGCAACGGCAATGGCATTTCTCGAAGAAGGTGCACGGGTGGCTGTGTGCGGCACACACAAAGAGGCCGTATTAAAATTTGAGGAAGAGTTTAAAGGAAAACCTGTCCTTGCCTTTCATGCTGATATTACAAATTACGAAGAGATGGAGAATGTGCTGGGAAAGACCATAGAAGCATGGGGTAAAGTAGATATACTCTTTAACAATGCCGGCGTTGTAAACCCTCTTGTCCCATCGGAAAAGATGAAAAAGGCTGATTTTGACAAGGTAATTGATGTTAACCTGAAAGGCACCTTTTATGTCACACAGATCTTTGGCAAAAAGATGATTGAGCAAAAATCAGGCCGGATCATCAGCGTTGCCTCGCAGGTAGCACTCTTTGGAGAAAAAGGCTTTTTACCCTATTCTATCAGTAAATCGGCAGTAATGCTTATGACAAGATCTCTGGCTTATGAATGGTCAAAACACGGGGTAACCTTATGTGCTATCGCTCCTGGTTTTATAAAGGGCGGTATGAATGAGGGCCTTATCAGAAAAGAGATATTTGTTGATTACCTCTCAAAAAGGACACCTATCGGGAGGATGGCCAAGGTTGAGGAATTTGTGTCCTGCATCTTGTTCCTTGCTTCTGACGGCGCCCAATACATAAATGGTGAGACCCTCACCATGGATGGCGGCATGACAGGATATACACCGGAATCGCTCGTGGATTTCATCATGAAAGGAAAATAA